From the genome of Pelosinus fermentans DSM 17108:
TTTTCAACTCCTATCCAGCATCAGCTATTTTTATCTTATTGTAATAACGAGACTGTCTTTTATGTCCCTTTCATCAATCATTTTGACAATCCCTTTAAATGCCTATTAAAATATTTAGCATACACAACTTTTTTGCTCTTACATACCATTATTATTGAATGCAATAATTCATCCGCATTACAGCTGCGCTGAGCCTATGGGCTACTATAAGGATCGCAGAATCTTAAATAGTTTGTCCAGGGATGCTTGAATATAATGCGCAGTCTCCTTATCAATTAGTAACAGTTTCAAAGCTAATCAATAGTCAGCAACTTCAAAATAAAGACAAGGAAAAAATTTGTAGGAATAATGGTCCTTATTTCAAAAATTTTTAACAAAGTATGGTGCAAAAAGCGCTATCAGTGAACGTTTTGATAGTTTGAAGACACACCCTCGGATGCAAGGTCCTCTCTTGTGGCATAATAAAAACAATTCAACTGTGTATTGATTAAGGAGGCAACATATGTTACTTGCGGTAACAGGCTCTGCAGCTGAGATAGAAATACAAAAAATGCTTACTTCTGTTCATATCGAGAAATGGCTGCAGGAAGATGTATTTCAATTTAAGTGGTGGCTTCTGCTAGGATTGTTTACGTTAACCATCGCCCTGTGGTGGAGAATGCTTAATAAGGCAAGAATACCGGAAATCCTGCTATATACTGTTTTAACAACAATTGTCATGATGAGCATCGACGAATGCGGCGAAGAATTAATTCTATGGGTCTACCCAATTTATTTACTTCCGGTATTTCCGGTTATAACAGCTATTAATTTATTATTTGTATCTCTGGTATTATCCCTTACCTACCAATACTTCCCGACTTGGAAGAGTTTTAGCTCGGCTGCTATTATCATTTCCGGCTTACTGTCTTTTATCTTTGAGCCCGCTCTGGCGTGGGCTGATTTCTATCGATTGCTGAACTGGAACTATGGCTATAGCTTCCTGCTATACATCGCTGTGGCGCTGTTCATCAGAGGAGTAGTTGTTCTTATCTTTTCCATTGCCGAAAATGCTCAAAGACATTCTAGTTAAGGAGGCAAGCTATGTTTTTCGATACCGGAATAGCTACAGCTGTAGAATTGCAGAAGCTGTTAACTTACTTGCGTATTAATGAGTGGCTGCAGGATGATCTTTTTCACTTTCGATGGTTCTTTTTGCTAGGTGTCTTTGCTTTTTCTGCCCTCGTTTGGTGGAAATTGGTGGATAAATCCCGACTGCCGGAAATCACCTTGCATGCCGGTTTAACTGCCATCATTACTCTCGTTCTGGATGAAATGGGGGAAGAGCTGACCCTCTGGGAATATCCTGCTGATATTATTGCAATATTTCCGCCTTTATCAGCAGTAGACCTGGCTAGCTTACCAATGATCTACTCTCTTATTTACCAGTATTGCAAGACCTGGAAAACTTTTTTGTGGGCAACACTGCTAATGGCGACCATATTCTGCTTTATATTGGAGCCGCTGCTGGTGTGGAGCGATTTTTATCTGATCCTTAAGTGGAAATATTATTATGGCTTCCCCATCTATATTACAATGGCAATATTCATTAGATGGATGGTTCTTAAAATATATGCTATTGCTAGGAAAAGCAAAGAAAAGCAAGTATGACCAACTCGGTGCAAAGCTAAGCGGCTTTGCACCGAGTTGGTCATCAAATTTCTCTTTTGCTCTACGCTTATGTTCTTATATCAAGTACCGCAAAAAGTTTGGTAAGGATGAGTAGATGGCCCAGGCAATTTGGAGTAATCAGCCTGTTCGGGGGAGTGGGCGTAGGGGCTTGAAAGAACAGCAAGAAGCCGCTCCATCACGCTGTAATCACCTTGCACTGCGGCTTCTAGTGCGGCTTCTACCCGGTGGTTGCGAGGGATTATCCCGGGATTGCTGTTTCGCATCAATTGATGGGAAGCTGCTTTCGCTTCCTGCTGCCTGCCTAATCTTGCCTGCCACCGCTCATTCCACTGAGAAAATTCAGCGGTTCCAAATAGTACCATATCTTCTGCAGTATCAAAAGTTAATGCGCGGAAAGTATTGGTATAATCCTCACGATACTTATGCATCATATTGAGGAAGTCTTCAATAAGGGATTCATCCTGTAATTCTTCATTGAATATTCCCAGTTTTGCCCTCATTCCCGCGAGCCAATTACAGCGATATAAGCCAGTAAACTCTAAAATTGCATCCTGAGCTATTTTGACAGCCTGCTCCTCATTGTCATGCAGCAGCGGCAACAGAGTTTCAGCAAATCTTGCGAGATTCCACCCGGCAATATGCGGCTGATTGCCATAGGCATAACGGCCCCTCATGTCAATAGAACTGAATACGGTTCCCGGATCATAGGCGTCCATGAAGGCGCAGGGACCATAATCAATTGTTTCGCCACTCAGAGCCATGTTGTCTGTATTCATCACCCCGTGTATAAAGCCAACCAGCTGCCATTTGGCAATCAATGCCGCCTGGCGCTTGATCACTTCCTGCAGAAGAAAAAGGTAAGGATTATCAGCAGCCTCAGCTCCCGGAAAATGCCGCTGCAATGTATAATCTGCTAAGGACTTGAGATCTTCAACTGTTCCCCATTCCGAAATGTATTGAAAGGTACCGACACGCAAGTGACTGGCAGCCACGCGGGTCAGGATGGCACCGGACTGTTCGCTTTCGCGGATTATTGACTCACCGCTTGTCACCACCGCCAGGCTGCGGGTGGTTGCAATATCAAGTGCATGCATTGCTTCACTAATGATATATTCTCGAAGCATCGGTCCCAATGCCGCTCGACCATCACCACGGCGGGAGTATGGCGTTCTGCCTGAACCCTTGAGCTGAATATCAAATCGTACACCCAGGGGAGTGATCTGCTCACCAAGCAGCACAGCCCGCCCATCCCCTAACATGGTAAAATTGCCGAATTGATGCCCCGCATACGCTTGAGCAAGAGGCAAGGCACCTTCAGGAATCCGGTTGCCAGCGAGTACCGCAACGCCCTCTTTGCTTTGCAGCACCTGGACATTCAACCCCAGATCTGCTGCCAGTTGATCATTGAGAATGATCAACTTCGGCGAATGTACAGCCGTTGGATTCTGTTTGGTAAAAAGGGATTCCGGCAGACGGGCATAACTGTTGTCTAGATTCCATCCTGTTACCATCTTTGTCATCATATCTCCTTTCCTTTTGGTATCCCAGTTTTATATAACAAAAAGCATAAGCATTCTATGCTTATTAGCTTACCTTCTACACCAGCATAAGGTAGACCCTTTTAGTGTCTGCTGCTGCCAATTTTATTATACTCAATCAATGAGATCTTCCACACTGCCAACATTTTTAATCATATAACGAAATCGTTATCCAGGATCATCCTTGACCTATTTAAAAACAAGACTCCGTGCTCAGAAAAGCAACGGAGCCTCACAATTACTGGAATCGTGTTATTTATTTGTCTGCAAAGCCATTATGTAATAGACGCTTCGTATAATCTAGCTACCTCTTTCCAGTCAATTACTTGAAAGAAGCCTTCGATATAATCCGGACGCAGGTTTTTGTACTTTAGATAATAAGCATGCTCCCATACATCAATAGCGAGAATGGGTATCCATTTGCTGCCCGGTTCCATAAAAGGATTGTCTTGATTGGGAGTAGAGCTGATTGCCAGATTTCCTGCAGAATCGGTGGAAAGCCACGCCCATCCTGAACCAAATCGGCCAATCGCTGCAGCTTTTATTTTTTCTTTAAAATCTGCAAAACTTCCGAATACTTTCTCGATTTGTTTTGCTAAAGCCCCTGTCGGTTCTCCGCCCCCTTCAGGTGACATAATTGTAAAATAGAGATTGTGATTATAGTATCCGCCTCCATTATTCTGGATAGCAGTTCGCAGCGCTGTATCGGAAATAGCAGGAAGATTTGCCAAGATTTCCTCCACAGTCTTGCCGGATAGCTCTGGGAGTTTTTCCAATGCTGCATTAAAATTATTGGTATACGTTGCATGATGCTTGCTATAATGCGTCCTCATGGTAAGTTCATCAATATGAGGCTCCAATGCCTCAAATCCATATTTTAATTCTACCTGTTTCATCTTAGAAACCTCCTTTGATTATCTGTTTGTATTTATATCATACTATCCTAGTAGGAAATAGTCAATATGTTTTAGTGATTTTAATTATTTAATAATTATTATCATAGACTTTTATTGCTGATTAGCGATGCAG
Proteins encoded in this window:
- a CDS encoding CBO0543 family protein; the encoded protein is MFFDTGIATAVELQKLLTYLRINEWLQDDLFHFRWFFLLGVFAFSALVWWKLVDKSRLPEITLHAGLTAIITLVLDEMGEELTLWEYPADIIAIFPPLSAVDLASLPMIYSLIYQYCKTWKTFLWATLLMATIFCFILEPLLVWSDFYLILKWKYYYGFPIYITMAIFIRWMVLKIYAIARKSKEKQV
- a CDS encoding superoxide dismutase, which codes for MKQVELKYGFEALEPHIDELTMRTHYSKHHATYTNNFNAALEKLPELSGKTVEEILANLPAISDTALRTAIQNNGGGYYNHNLYFTIMSPEGGGEPTGALAKQIEKVFGSFADFKEKIKAAAIGRFGSGWAWLSTDSAGNLAISSTPNQDNPFMEPGSKWIPILAIDVWEHAYYLKYKNLRPDYIEGFFQVIDWKEVARLYEASIT
- a CDS encoding protein adenylyltransferase SelO translates to MTKMVTGWNLDNSYARLPESLFTKQNPTAVHSPKLIILNDQLAADLGLNVQVLQSKEGVAVLAGNRIPEGALPLAQAYAGHQFGNFTMLGDGRAVLLGEQITPLGVRFDIQLKGSGRTPYSRRGDGRAALGPMLREYIISEAMHALDIATTRSLAVVTSGESIIRESEQSGAILTRVAASHLRVGTFQYISEWGTVEDLKSLADYTLQRHFPGAEAADNPYLFLLQEVIKRQAALIAKWQLVGFIHGVMNTDNMALSGETIDYGPCAFMDAYDPGTVFSSIDMRGRYAYGNQPHIAGWNLARFAETLLPLLHDNEEQAVKIAQDAILEFTGLYRCNWLAGMRAKLGIFNEELQDESLIEDFLNMMHKYREDYTNTFRALTFDTAEDMVLFGTAEFSQWNERWQARLGRQQEAKAASHQLMRNSNPGIIPRNHRVEAALEAAVQGDYSVMERLLAVLSSPYAHSPEQADYSKLPGPSTHPYQTFCGT